TCCATAGTACATTTTAATGATTTTTTGTTCCCTGTCCGTCAGATTCTTTAATACATCGTGCAACTCATATTTCAGTGATTCATCCATCAGTTCCCTGTCCGGGGCCTCCGCATCTTTATCCTCAATGATATCCAGAAAATAGGAATCGTTTTCATCACGGACCGGGGCATCAACAGACAGGGGGGCTGTGCTGAGCTGAAGGGTTTTTTCCAGTGTATCCTGATTGATATCCATATCCTGTGCCAGCTCTTCAAAATTCGGTTCCCGTTCGTATTCCTGCTCCAGATATTCCATCTCGCGTGCATATTTATTCATAATGGAAACCATCGTCAGGGGAATACGGATGGTGCGGGACTGTTCTGCCAGGGCTTGCAGGATAGTTTGTTTAATCCACCAGACAGCATAGGAAATGAATTTGAACCCCCGGCTTTCATCATACCGGTGCGCTGCCTTAATCAAACCCAGATTCCCGATATTGATCAAATCCTCCAGAGGAAGTCCCCGGCGCTGGTATTTCTTAGCGATGGAAACCACAAAACGCAAATTGGCACAAAGCATCTTGTTCAGCGCATCCTTATCCCCCTGTTTAATAAGCTGACTCAAACGGACCTCTTCTTCCGGCGGCAGGGGTTCTGTCTCGGCAATTTCCTCAAGATAACTGGATAAATTGGGGCTAACTCCCCACTTCCGGGAAATATAAGATATGTCTCGTTTCCGATGCTTCATAAATTCAAAGGACCGTCAGTCTTCGCTCTTTGTCTCATCTGGTTCGGGTACGTCGGCCATGGCGATATCTTCCGGAGTTTCCTCCCCGAAAGGATCATCTTCCGGAGTCATCCCTACCTGTGCCAGTTCGTCCCGGATTTCCTGGACCTTTTTCTCGGCCTGGACAATCTGATCCATGAGAACCTGGATATCATCATCTGAGGAAAAGTCAAATTTTTTGTTCTCACTCATTTCATGATAGACTTTTTCACCCAGCTCTTCATAGGCTTTGGCCAAATCCCGGCCGGCCTGATATAAATCATATTTCAGACGCGCTTTCTGTGTGAGATGCTCCGCTTTCTCAGCCGTGGTTTTTACCATGCCTTCCACTTTGGGCCCGTTTTTAATCCACCAGTCATTCATGAAATTCTTAATATCATCAAAGACTTTTGACATTTTATCCTCCTCTATCTCATCTGCTTTATTGTATTTGTGATAATACTACCATGAATTTATTAACCTTACAATAATTATTTTTATTGAGAATTTGCTTTCATGGCTGGTGCAAAGTAATTTCCTTAACTTCTGGAGATTTGATATGTTAAAACTGGAAAAGGTCACAAAACACTTTGAAAAAGTTTGCGCCGTTCAGGATGTCTCTTTTCAGGTAGAACGGGGTTCCGTCTATGGTCTTCTGGGTCCCAACGGCGCCGGTAAAACCACGACGATCCGGATGATCATGAATATTATCCGGCCGGATTCCGGTACAATCCGGATCGGTAACGGAAAAACGGGAGCGGTAAACAGCCGTAATCTGGGTTATCTGCCCGAAGAGCGGGGACTCTATCAAAAACGGAAAATCCGGGAGGTTATCCAGTTTTTCGGTCAACTGAAGGGACTGTCACCCAAAGAAGCAGCCGAACATTGTGACACCTGGCTGGACCGTTTCGGCATGGGTGACCAGGCAGACCGTAAAATCAGCGAGCTATCCAAGGGGAATCAGCAGAAAATACAATTTATTGTTGCCTCAGTCAGTTTCCCCGACCTTCTCATCCTCGATGAACCCTTTACCGGCCTGGATCCGGTTAATCAAATCATCCTGAAGGATATCATCCGCGAGTTCCGTGATGAGGGAAAAACCATTGTTCTGAGTACCCACCAGATGGACCAGGTTGAACAACTTTGCGATCATATCTGTCTGATCAATAAGGGACGGGTTGTGCTGGAAGGGGCACTTGCAGCCATTAAGGAAGAACACGGGGATCAGCAAATTGAGGTCCGTTTCAGGTCCGGGCCGGGTAAAATCCCCCCGGGACTCTTCGAATCGTACCACATACAGAATAAGATTCTCAGGGGATATTTGCCTGAATCTCTTCCCTTTAAAGAAGCTGTCCGTCGCCTGACGGATGCTTATGACATAGACGGCATCGCCCGGTATACACCATCCCTTGAAGATATTTTCATAAAACTGGTTGAGGTATAATATGTGGCAAAATATCCGGATAATCCTGCAATGGGAATATATTCACAGGGTCCGTTCCAAGGCCTTTATCCTGTCCATCATCCTCCCATTTATCATTCTGGCCCTGGCTATTGGTCCTCAAATGCTTGCCATGAAAAGCGGACCTGAACCGGAATACCTGGTTCTGATATCCAACGATGATGCTTTGGCAGATACTATAGAAAACACATTCAGCCGAAAATACCGGCTGGAAAATGATGAGCCCCGCTACCTTTTCACCCGGCAATCTCCCAAAACAGAAACGGAAAAAGACACCCTGATCCATCAAATAATCCGCCAGGGAATATCGGATGCCGTGCTTACCGTCCACCTGGCAGCATCAGATACGATCCTGTCAGAAATCTACTACGAAAACATGGGGCCCGAGCATATCAACCGGATACAAAGCGGACTCCAGGACGCCGCGGAATCCTACCGGATGGATAAAGCGGGATTGAACCGGGATGTGCTGGCTTTTATCCAAACACCCGTAAAACTAATAGAATATCAGCTCACAGAAAGCGGTGTTTTATCCGGACAAAATATTCTCATCCGTTATATGACACCCTTTGTCTTCATGTTTGTGCTCATTATGGGAATTATTACCACCTCCCAAAGCATTATTTCCAGCATTATCGAGGAAAGAACCCACAAAATTGTGGAACTCCTCCTGTCATCAGTCAAACCATCTGAAATCATGGCCGGTAAAATATTAGGCATGGGACTTCTTGGATTAACACAAATATTTATTTATATGATTATCTTATACCAGGTCGGAAACCATTATCTGTCCGATCAGTTAACTTCAGGACTCATGAATACAGTTCACCTGATATGGTATTTTGTTTTTTTTATTTTGGGGTATCTCATGTTCAGCACCATTTATGTTGCCCTGGGTTCTTTATTTGACAATGAGCGGGATGCTCAGCAGCTTGGTGGTATTCTATCCCTTATTGCCTTATTGCCTATCTATTTTATTTCATTTATGCTGGAACATCCGGAAAGCAGCCTTTCGGCCATATTGTCTTACATCCCGCTGATTACCCCCTTACTGATGATTGCCCGGATCGGTATATCCACTCCTTCTTTCTGGAGCATTCTGGGCATGGCGCTATATCTCGTGATTTGGATTGTATTCCTGATTTGGCTTTCATCCCGGATATTCCGCCTGGCCGTACTGTTGTATGGCAAAAGGCCTACGTTTCAGGAAATACTCCGGTTGAACCGTTCACTTTCCCGGTAACGTAACAAAGTGCGTGCGATCTAATTCGTGAAATGTTATTTTAAATATCGGGTAAACTCAAAAACAATAAATTAGGAGCAGATCAATATGGCTAAAAATGTCATCAATGTAAGTGATGCGAATTTTGAAAAAGATGTTTTAAAAAGTGAGATTCCTGTAGCCGTTGATTTCTGGGCAGAATGGTGTATGCCCTGCCGCATAATTGCCCCGGCCCTGGAGGAAATCGCCGCCGATATGGCAGGCAAGATCATCGTTGCCAAGCTCAATGTGGATGATTCCCCGACAACTGCCCAAAAATACGGGATCCGTTCCATTCCCACCCTGCTGATTTTCAAAAACGGGACTGTGGCAGATACCATCATTGGTGCTGTTCCGAAAAATGTGATCCGGCAAAAGATTCAATCAATCCTTTAAGGTTTTTTATGAAATATACTTTTTTAAGGATTTTCCCGCTGATTCTTCTTTTTTCGGCGGGATCTCTTTTTTCCCTGACAATTACAAAAACCGAGCCTCCAAACTGGTGGAGCGGGATGGAAACCGATACCGTCACTCTGCTTGTGTATGGGGATGACTTCAGCGGTTTTTCCGCACAGTCAACCGGAGAATATGCCGAAATTCTTGAAGAACACCCCTATCCCAATCCGGCGTATCATCGTGTAACACTGAGAATCCTCAAGAGCGGTACGGAAACCATCACATTTGAAAAGAAGACAGGACTTTTGGGTAAAGAATCTTCTTCTCTGGAATTCCCCATTGCAGAACGGAACGGAAAGAAACCGGCAAATATCGATGCGCGGGATGTGATTTACCTGCTGATACCGGACCGTTTTTCAGATGGAAATACTGAACGAAATTTCATTCCGGGACACAAGGACCCGGTTCGCCTTAAGCATAAATGGGGACGGCGCGGCGGTGATCTTCAAGGTGTGATCAACCATCTGGATTATCTTGAGGATCTGGGGATCACGGTTTTGTGGATGACACCCGTTTTTGAAAACAATTACATCAACTGCTATCATGGCTACACCCCCACAGATCTCTATGCCATCGAACCGCACCTGGGTGATTTTGAGACCTACAGGGAACTGATCCGCAGGAGCCAGTCCCTCGGAATAAAAGTCATCATGGATCATATCATCAATCACATCTCACCTTCCCATCCCCTGGCGGTTAATCCCCCTTCTTCCGAATGGATAAATTATTCAGTCGATGATTTTGAACCCTGTAATTACCGGATTTCAGATGTCATCAACACCTGGGGGCCGGATTCACTGCGGGAAATCGTCCAATCCGGTTGGTTTGCCGGATACCTTGCGGATATGAATTTGCGGCATGAAGCTGTTGTGGATTACTGGATCACACATGCCATCTGGTGGATTGAAACCTTTGGATTGGACGGCATCCGACAGGATACCTGGCCTTATTCGGACACCGAAGGTGCAGCGGCATGGGCTCTGGGAGTTCGGAAAGAGTATCCCGACTTATTCATTCTGGGGGAAACCATGGTTTTTGAAAAGACCCCCCTCTCCTTCTTCTTCAGCAGCCGGCCCGATTTGCAGAACGGGCTCAGCTCCATTACGGATTTTGCCCATTCCAGCCAGATTTATCAGCTGACTACCGGAAAAATCGGGATCAAAACATTTTATGAAAATCTTTCCCGGGATTTCATTTACAGGAATCCTTCCATGATGACGGTATTCATGGATAATCACGATATGGGACGTTTTTTTACGGACACAGGCAAAGACATTCAAACATATTTAAATGCCTTTGCCCTTTTGTACAGTCTTAGAGGAATTCCTCAGATCTATTATGGAGATGAAATCGGGATGACCGGCGGACACGATCCGGAGAACCGGAAGAAATTTCCCGGAGGTTTCCCGGGAGATTCCCGCTCAGCCTTTACACGGGAGGGCCGAAAAAACGTTGAAAATCTGCTCTATGAACAATTCAGGCGCTGGAACCGTCTCCGGCAGGAAAAACCCGGTCTTTTCACTGTTCCCATGGAACATATCCTGATTGAGGATTCACTTTATGCCGCCTGGCGAAAGGATGGCCAAAACATACTCCTTCTGATCTACAATGACGGCTCACATCGTATATCTGTCCCAATCCTCCCCCTGGTTCCGGAAATCAACGGAAAGCGTCCGGAACTCATTTCTCCCCTTTATAACGCCCGGGAAATCCGCCTTGATACCCGTTATAATGCCTCTGTCCCGGCGAAGACAGCCGTCATGTGGCTCTTTACGGGGGACAAGCCGTAAATAACATGTGATTTTGACCATTTCTCTGACTATTTTATCACTAAGGACATCAATTATCCTGAATCGGAGATTAACGATGAAGCGACTAATTCTTTTGAGCTTAATCCTTTTAACCATATTTGGGTGTGAACCCTATAAAAAGCTGGCTGTGGGAAATGACGGACCGGTATACACATTTGTGGATGACTCACTCTGGGCAATCATTGAGAAAGATATCCGGGAACCGGTGGAAAAAGAGCTGAGAACACCACAAATTGAGCGTATTTATCATTTTGAACCGATTCCTCTTTCAGACTTCAAAGATTACCGGGCATCAAAAAATCTCATGTTCATTACGACCCTGGACAGAACTGACAGGACATCCCGGTATATTCAACGGATACTGCCGGATACAGCTCTGCGCATGATTGAAAAAGGTGAGCGGTTTCTATTTCCCATTAAGGAGAAACTGGCAAAACGTCAGATTTTCATTATTTTGGCGGCTCCTGACGATGAAACTCTTCTGACTTATATCCGGAATGAGGGAAGTTCCATTTACGATGCACTGAACAAAGCATTTGTTGAACGGCAATTTGACGAGATCTATTACAAAGCTGAAGAGAAAGAGATCACAAAAAAGTTGTTTGAAAAATACGGGTTTTCTTTCAGGGTTCCCCACAGTTATCAGATTCTGGAAGAAAATCCCGTTGAGCACATCATTCAACTCGGCCGGACCAGTCCTTACCGCTGGGTAACCATTTACTGGCAGAAAGGCGGACTCAATTCGGTTTTGGATGAAAAATGGGCAGTCACTATGCGGCACTGGCTGAGCCTGAATTATCTGGATGGCACCTATGTGGAAAAACGCTATCTGACTCACCGGCTGGTTCACTGGGGTAATCGCCCGGTTTTCAATATCCGCGGGTTATGGGGACATCCGGAAAAAACCATGGGCGGACCTTTTTCCAGTTTTTATTTCTATGACGGAGTGACAAACCGGACCTACTTTATTGATATTTGTGTATGGGCGCCGGGACAGATCAAAAACGTCTATCTCCGGCAGATGGAACTTATGGTCAGCACTTTTTTTACCAGCAAAAATGTCTTACAGGAATATATGAGATGAAAAAACAATATCTGATGTTTCTTGTGTTAGCCGGTTTTCTGGCGGGATGCAGCGGCAGTGGTTCATTGAAAGACAGCCGGGCCATTGTAAACCAGTACAACCGTTACCTGGAAGAAAAGCCGAAAGCCCTGGACAGAATTATCGCCACGTACGAGGATGATGAACAAGCTCAGGAACTGCGGGCAGAAGCTCTCCGGTATATCATTCGAAGCAGGGATCCCCTCGCCTATCGCCTGATCCAGTCCCAGTTAAAAAAACCAGAGACCCTGGAATACTGGGCCCTGGAAATCATTGCTGACGAAACGGCTCAACTGAATGACCCCAAATGGGGCGTACTGATGATGGACGCATATTCAACCTTGATGAATCTTCGGATAAATCTGGAGAAAAAAATCCTCGGGAGTATTTTTTCCAATACGGATTTACAGAGTCTCCCCCGCTTTTTAGATTTATATCAGAAATCCTATGATCACTTTTTACAGCTGGATGACACCTTTGCCAAATCCCTCGGAAAATACGACGATGATGGAATTGTTCCCGTCTTACTGAAAATCATCAACGATCCAAAACGAAGCCTGAGGACCCGTGAACGGGCTCTGAAAATCCTGGCTGAAAAAAATGAACCGGCTTTTACAGAAGCCCTGATTGCACTCATGGGCGATCCCCGGACGGATCAGATGTTACGGGAATTTTCATTTAATATTTTGGATGTCACCCAGGATGAAAAAATACTTCTTGCTCTCCTTAAATTTTTGGACCGGAGCAAGGAACGGCATAATCTCATGCTGAACAGTGCCTTAACGGTATTGGATGATTTCTCCGATCCGGCAATAATCCCCTCCCTCCGCTTTATTGCTACTGACGAAAATTTTCCTTACTATCTGCGGAAAAAAGCATTGGACGGACTCATTGCATTTAAGTCCCCTGAAGAACTGATGTTTTTGATTCAGTCGCTTGAAGAAAAACACAATCTTATTTTTTGGATGGATATCGCCACTGCCGTCCGTAAATCGGGTGATCCCGACCTGTACCAAGCTATGGAGAAAACCGCACTGGCCCTTCATCGTGACTTTCAGGGAGGTGCAGAATGAAAAAACGATGCTTCCTTTGTCTTATTATTATCATGATTTCTTCGGCTGCCGCACAGGTTCCGCCGGCTTCGGATGCACTCAATAAAAAATCCGAAGGGAACCGTTACTATTCTGCAGATGAAGAGATACTTCAGCTGAAAAATGAACTCAAAGCTCTCAAAGAAGAAGTGCTCATGTACAAAGCCGAAGTCAATATGCCAAAAATCCGGAATGAGATCCGGGAAATGGTCACAGTACCTGAACTGACCCATCAGATCATTTTGAAAAACGGGACAATTGTTCAGGGGACAATCCAGGAAGAAAATCTCTCAGAAATCAAGGTCCAAACCCTGATCGGCATTATTACCCTTCAGCGTAAACAGATTAAAAACATTGAGCCCATAAAAAAGCAGGCGCCTGTATTGGAATTTGACGGTCCTGTCAAAGAAATGATCTATGCGGATAAAAAGGTATTCCTGGGAAAGGTGACAAACAACGGAAACCAACGGGCGGACTTTGTCCGGGTCGTATTCCGGCTCTATGATGAGGGGGCCAATCTTATCCGTTCAGACAGCAGTTTCGTATTAGGCAACAACATGAAATATCCTGGCGGCATCTATTCTTCCTCAGCCCTTCTTCCCGGTAACAGCGGAAATTTTCAGTGTTCCGTGCCAACTTTTGATAAAAATGTCAGTTACTATACCAGCGAAATTAAATATACCAATATTGAATAAATTGCTTCAGGATAGGACTTTTTATTCATATCTAAGGGCTTCGATGGGATCCAGGCGGGCTGCTTTCACGGCAGGATAGGTTCCGAAAACCACTCCAATCAGCGAACAAATTATCACACCTATAACGGCCCACCGGACGGGAAAAACACCGCTCACATCCATGGAAACAGCCACAAGGTTTCCGGTCAGAATACCCAGTATAATACCAATCAGGGCTCCAAGTTCCGTTAAAACCAGGGCTTCGAGCAGAAATTGATTCATAATATCCCGCTTTCGGGCTCCCATGCTTTTACGGATGCCGATTTCACGGGTTCTTTCGGTAACACTGACCAGCATAATATTCATGATACCGATACCGGCAGCCACAAGAGCTATCGAACTGATGAGAAGAGCAGCCATTTTTATGGCTCCTGTTACCTGATTGAAAGTATCTATCAACGATGTATTGGAAACTACCTCAAAATCATTTTCTTCCGTCAAAGGCACACCCCGGATCAGGCGGAGATTGAATACAATTTCATCCTGAACTTCTTCAAAACGGTCCATGTCCATAACTGCAATAGCATATCCCAGGGATGTCCAGCGACTTGCAAACATTTTAAGATGGGTGGTCAGGGGTATAACCACCACATTATCTTCGGACTGACCGAAAATAGTCCCTTTCCGTTCCAATATCCCAATCACCCTGAATTTAACCCCCCGGATGGTAACCGTCTGTCCCACCGGATTATACTGAGGCATGAGAACATCAATGACATCCTGTCCTAAGATAATTACATTTCGCATTTGCTCCACATCATTGCGGTTAATCATACGGCCGCTCTGGAGAAAATAACCGGATGAAAATTCCCATTCGGGTGTAACACCCCGGATTCCCACACTGTTTTTTGTCTGTTTTTCTTGAAATTTGACGGGATCACCGCTGTGCCAGTCTTCAGCCGTGATCGTTGCCGGACCGGAAAAACGGTCCTTTAATTGCTGATAATCCTCATACGTCAAATTTTTCCGGTTACGGTATTTCCAGCGGGTACCCCCACCCATTTGGACCGCAGGATATTTCTGGATGAAAAAGGTGTTGGTTCCCAGAATATTCAGATTACTTTCGACAGAATTCTGGAGGACATTGATCGCCGTCATCACGCCGATAATTGAAAACATCCCGATCACAACCCCGAGAATGGTCAAAAAGGAGCGGAGTTTGTTCTGGCGGATGGAATCCAGGGATGATGTCAGCACTTCATGCAAATTCATATTTTATCTCCTCGATCCTGTCTATCGTCTTTACCCTGAATTCCTCAACTTTATCTCTACTCATATCTGATCGCCTCAATCGGATTCAATCGCGCGGCAAGGTTAGCAGGTATAATACCTGATAAAATGCCTGTAATGACCGAGACAGAAAGTGAAATCAGGATAAGATTAAGAGAAAGGCGTGCGACAAAGAATTTTTGCAGCAGGCCGACAAGACCAACCGTGATGAGAATACCGATTGTGCCGCCGATGAGAGAAATAATCACAGCTTCACTGAGAAACTGAAAAAGAATAATATTCTTTTTAGCGCCCAGAGCTTTCCGGATCCCGATTTCCTTGGTTCGCTCCCTGACACTTACAAACATGATGTTCATGATACCTATCCCCCCTACAATCAAAGAAAGGGCCGTGATTCCAAATCCTACAGCTCTGATCGCCAGCCGGATATTGGCAAATTGCTGTCGGAATGCCTCCTGTTGGTTAATGGAAAAATCATTCTCTTCCTGAGGCTTGAGTCCCCGAAGTCCCCGCATGATAAACATCAGTTCTTCTTTTGCCTGCTCTACAGTCACTCCCTCTTTAGGTTTTACACTGACCGATATCCCCCGCCGGCCACCAAAAATATTTTTCAGGGATTTCAGGGGAATGGTAACGATATTATCCATACTCATGAGTCCCAGAAATTTTCCCTGTTGAGCAATAACACCAATAATTCTAAAGGTATTACCCTGGATTAAAATCTCTTTGTCCAGGGGATCCTCATTGGGAAAAAGACTTGTTTTAATATCATATCCGATGACTGCCACCTTGGTGCCATAACGGCTTTCGGGTTCAGAAAAAAAGCGACCAGACTCCAGTTTGAGGGCTGATATATACGCTTCCTGCCAGGTTGTCCCGTTTATTTCCACCCCTTCCACGGAATTTTTGCCATATTTTACATCTCCCCGGCGCCCTGTCGAAGGCGTGGCAAAAGCGATGGTAGACGCCCGTTCCAGAATTTGTTCCGCATACTCTTCCTCAATGTCAGGACGGTTCCGGTATTCCCACCATTCATCATTTATCATAAACCAGGGATATTTTTGTACATATAAAACATCCTGACCCATGCCCTGAATACTGTTTTCAAACGTCTCATCAATTCCGGAGATGGCGGTCCCCATGAGTGAAACCGACAAAATTCCGATAATGATACCCAACATTGTTAAAAATGCCCGGGTTTTATTCTTGAGAATGGCCTTCATGGCCATAATCACACTTTCAAACAGTTGGCCCATTTACCCTTTTCCCTTAGGAGTTAATCCGTCACTGGCGATCAAACCATCCAAAAAGTGGACAACCCGGTGAGCGTGTTGAGCAATTTCTGTCTCGTGAGTAACCAGAATGATTGTATTGCCTTCTTCATGAAGGTGATCCATCAATTGCATGATTTCACGGGATGTTTTACTGTCCAGATTTCCGGTAGGTTCATCTGCCAGAATAATCGAAGGGTTGTTGACCAGAGCCCTGGCAATGGCCACTCTCTGACGCTGTCCGCCTGAAAGTTCATTGGGCTGATGATGCATCCTGTCCTCCAGATTTACTTTCCGGAGGGCCTCTTTTGCCATTTCAATCCTGTCTTTTTTATGAATTCCGGCATAAATCAACGGAAGTTCCACATTGTGCAGGGCCGTTATCCGGGGTAACAGATTAAATGTTTGAAAAACAAACCCGATTTTTTGATTTCGTACAAAAGCCAGGTCATCATCGGAGAGTTTGCCGTTGCTGTTCTGCTCAATGCTATCATCATGAACTGTTTTTCCATCCAGTATATAGGTCCCTGAAGTCGGTGTATCCAGGCACCCGATGACATTCATCAGAGTAGACTTTCCCGAGCCGGAGGGACCCATAACGGAGACGTATTCATTTTTTTCAACCATCAGGTCAATTCCCCGGAGAGCATGGACGGCC
The DNA window shown above is from Candidatus Neomarinimicrobiota bacterium and carries:
- a CDS encoding ABC transporter permease; protein product: MNLHEVLTSSLDSIRQNKLRSFLTILGVVIGMFSIIGVMTAINVLQNSVESNLNILGTNTFFIQKYPAVQMGGGTRWKYRNRKNLTYEDYQQLKDRFSGPATITAEDWHSGDPVKFQEKQTKNSVGIRGVTPEWEFSSGYFLQSGRMINRNDVEQMRNVIILGQDVIDVLMPQYNPVGQTVTIRGVKFRVIGILERKGTIFGQSEDNVVVIPLTTHLKMFASRWTSLGYAIAVMDMDRFEEVQDEIVFNLRLIRGVPLTEENDFEVVSNTSLIDTFNQVTGAIKMAALLISSIALVAAGIGIMNIMLVSVTERTREIGIRKSMGARKRDIMNQFLLEALVLTELGALIGIILGILTGNLVAVSMDVSGVFPVRWAVIGVIICSLIGVVFGTYPAVKAARLDPIEALRYE
- a CDS encoding ABC transporter permease → MGQLFESVIMAMKAILKNKTRAFLTMLGIIIGILSVSLMGTAISGIDETFENSIQGMGQDVLYVQKYPWFMINDEWWEYRNRPDIEEEYAEQILERASTIAFATPSTGRRGDVKYGKNSVEGVEINGTTWQEAYISALKLESGRFFSEPESRYGTKVAVIGYDIKTSLFPNEDPLDKEILIQGNTFRIIGVIAQQGKFLGLMSMDNIVTIPLKSLKNIFGGRRGISVSVKPKEGVTVEQAKEELMFIMRGLRGLKPQEENDFSINQQEAFRQQFANIRLAIRAVGFGITALSLIVGGIGIMNIMFVSVRERTKEIGIRKALGAKKNIILFQFLSEAVIISLIGGTIGILITVGLVGLLQKFFVARLSLNLILISLSVSVITGILSGIIPANLAARLNPIEAIRYE
- a CDS encoding ABC transporter permease gives rise to the protein MWQNIRIILQWEYIHRVRSKAFILSIILPFIILALAIGPQMLAMKSGPEPEYLVLISNDDALADTIENTFSRKYRLENDEPRYLFTRQSPKTETEKDTLIHQIIRQGISDAVLTVHLAASDTILSEIYYENMGPEHINRIQSGLQDAAESYRMDKAGLNRDVLAFIQTPVKLIEYQLTESGVLSGQNILIRYMTPFVFMFVLIMGIITTSQSIISSIIEERTHKIVELLLSSVKPSEIMAGKILGMGLLGLTQIFIYMIILYQVGNHYLSDQLTSGLMNTVHLIWYFVFFILGYLMFSTIYVALGSLFDNERDAQQLGGILSLIALLPIYFISFMLEHPESSLSAILSYIPLITPLLMIARIGISTPSFWSILGMALYLVIWIVFLIWLSSRIFRLAVLLYGKRPTFQEILRLNRSLSR
- a CDS encoding ATP-binding cassette domain-containing protein, producing the protein MLKLEKVTKHFEKVCAVQDVSFQVERGSVYGLLGPNGAGKTTTIRMIMNIIRPDSGTIRIGNGKTGAVNSRNLGYLPEERGLYQKRKIREVIQFFGQLKGLSPKEAAEHCDTWLDRFGMGDQADRKISELSKGNQQKIQFIVASVSFPDLLILDEPFTGLDPVNQIILKDIIREFRDEGKTIVLSTHQMDQVEQLCDHICLINKGRVVLEGALAAIKEEHGDQQIEVRFRSGPGKIPPGLFESYHIQNKILRGYLPESLPFKEAVRRLTDAYDIDGIARYTPSLEDIFIKLVEV
- a CDS encoding sigma-70 family RNA polymerase sigma factor, which gives rise to MKHRKRDISYISRKWGVSPNLSSYLEEIAETEPLPPEEEVRLSQLIKQGDKDALNKMLCANLRFVVSIAKKYQRRGLPLEDLINIGNLGLIKAAHRYDESRGFKFISYAVWWIKQTILQALAEQSRTIRIPLTMVSIMNKYAREMEYLEQEYEREPNFEELAQDMDINQDTLEKTLQLSTAPLSVDAPVRDENDSYFLDIIEDKDAEAPDRELMDESLKYELHDVLKNLTDREQKIIKMYYGLENYPKMTLEEIGEKVNLTRERVRQIKEKGLRKLRHISRARLLQKFLG
- the trxA gene encoding thioredoxin, encoding MAKNVINVSDANFEKDVLKSEIPVAVDFWAEWCMPCRIIAPALEEIAADMAGKIIVAKLNVDDSPTTAQKYGIRSIPTLLIFKNGTVADTIIGAVPKNVIRQKIQSIL
- a CDS encoding cyclomaltodextrinase N-terminal domain-containing protein → MKYTFLRIFPLILLFSAGSLFSLTITKTEPPNWWSGMETDTVTLLVYGDDFSGFSAQSTGEYAEILEEHPYPNPAYHRVTLRILKSGTETITFEKKTGLLGKESSSLEFPIAERNGKKPANIDARDVIYLLIPDRFSDGNTERNFIPGHKDPVRLKHKWGRRGGDLQGVINHLDYLEDLGITVLWMTPVFENNYINCYHGYTPTDLYAIEPHLGDFETYRELIRRSQSLGIKVIMDHIINHISPSHPLAVNPPSSEWINYSVDDFEPCNYRISDVINTWGPDSLREIVQSGWFAGYLADMNLRHEAVVDYWITHAIWWIETFGLDGIRQDTWPYSDTEGAAAWALGVRKEYPDLFILGETMVFEKTPLSFFFSSRPDLQNGLSSITDFAHSSQIYQLTTGKIGIKTFYENLSRDFIYRNPSMMTVFMDNHDMGRFFTDTGKDIQTYLNAFALLYSLRGIPQIYYGDEIGMTGGHDPENRKKFPGGFPGDSRSAFTREGRKNVENLLYEQFRRWNRLRQEKPGLFTVPMEHILIEDSLYAAWRKDGQNILLLIYNDGSHRISVPILPLVPEINGKRPELISPLYNAREIRLDTRYNASVPAKTAVMWLFTGDKP
- a CDS encoding ABC transporter ATP-binding protein, whose protein sequence is MALLELKQVTKVYQVGAVAVHALRGIDLMVEKNEYVSVMGPSGSGKSTLMNVIGCLDTPTSGTYILDGKTVHDDSIEQNSNGKLSDDDLAFVRNQKIGFVFQTFNLLPRITALHNVELPLIYAGIHKKDRIEMAKEALRKVNLEDRMHHQPNELSGGQRQRVAIARALVNNPSIILADEPTGNLDSKTSREIMQLMDHLHEEGNTIILVTHETEIAQHAHRVVHFLDGLIASDGLTPKGKG
- a CDS encoding HEAT repeat domain-containing protein; the protein is MKKQYLMFLVLAGFLAGCSGSGSLKDSRAIVNQYNRYLEEKPKALDRIIATYEDDEQAQELRAEALRYIIRSRDPLAYRLIQSQLKKPETLEYWALEIIADETAQLNDPKWGVLMMDAYSTLMNLRINLEKKILGSIFSNTDLQSLPRFLDLYQKSYDHFLQLDDTFAKSLGKYDDDGIVPVLLKIINDPKRSLRTRERALKILAEKNEPAFTEALIALMGDPRTDQMLREFSFNILDVTQDEKILLALLKFLDRSKERHNLMLNSALTVLDDFSDPAIIPSLRFIATDENFPYYLRKKALDGLIAFKSPEELMFLIQSLEEKHNLIFWMDIATAVRKSGDPDLYQAMEKTALALHRDFQGGAE
- a CDS encoding DUF4837 family protein, with protein sequence MKRLILLSLILLTIFGCEPYKKLAVGNDGPVYTFVDDSLWAIIEKDIREPVEKELRTPQIERIYHFEPIPLSDFKDYRASKNLMFITTLDRTDRTSRYIQRILPDTALRMIEKGERFLFPIKEKLAKRQIFIILAAPDDETLLTYIRNEGSSIYDALNKAFVERQFDEIYYKAEEKEITKKLFEKYGFSFRVPHSYQILEENPVEHIIQLGRTSPYRWVTIYWQKGGLNSVLDEKWAVTMRHWLSLNYLDGTYVEKRYLTHRLVHWGNRPVFNIRGLWGHPEKTMGGPFSSFYFYDGVTNRTYFIDICVWAPGQIKNVYLRQMELMVSTFFTSKNVLQEYMR